Sequence from the Torulaspora globosa chromosome 4, complete sequence genome:
ATAGCATGAGAAATTGTCCCCTAGTTCCGTTATCTTACCCAAAGACAGGGCACTAGCATTGTTAGCAATCGAATTTTGCCAGTCCTGAGATGGCACATAGCTGATTAGATATTTCTCGCTTGCATAAAGATCCTCGAGAGGCGCCAGAATGGCAGCAATCATCGGAGCACTGACCAGGCAAGTGATCATCAATAAGCCCCACATTCTAGTTCGCGATTTTTCAGCCTGCTCACCTCTGATGAATAATTGTTGGCGACCAATATGATAGGTGAGTTGTCTTCAGTCGGCATGACAGATGGAGCGGCGATCTTGCGAAATGCTGCGGTGCAGTTCAGGATAAAGGTGAAATTTCCAATCGGCGGACATACAGTTAGTTGTTCTTTGCAGGTTCAAAGGCTCAAAAGAGATGAGATTAGGACATCTGAGTTTGCTGGCCTTGGCTCCCTTGAGCGTGGCTCGAGAGCTTTCCCTAATTGCAAGGCAAACAACATCCGGTCAACAAGTGAGCTTGGGAGCTTTCGACTATGACGAGCAAGCAAACACCGTTGCAAGAGTTAGTGGGACTCCGGGGAATCTACAAATACAGGGAGCCGTTTGCGTCGACGCATCTTTTGACCAAGGAGCAGTCGAATTTCCTTGTTTCTCATTTTTAGAGCTGCAAGATCCGTTACATTACTCTCTTATTCTAGAATTGCAT
This genomic interval carries:
- the EMC10 gene encoding Emc10p (ancestral locus Anc_3.305) — encoded protein: MRLGHLSLLALAPLSVARELSLIARQTTSGQQVSLGAFDYDEQANTVARVSGTPGNLQIQGAVCVDASFDQGAVEFPCFSFLELQDPLHYSLILELHDKEISKLSLVYDPEVDGVTPAIRRPEAGPEAPAIKLKKITKTYRDKRAAKNAATAQYEDNEEVDTRSWMQKNWKMLVIGLVAYNIIAITGRQQQRQE